The following coding sequences are from one Primulina eburnea isolate SZY01 chromosome 15, ASM2296580v1, whole genome shotgun sequence window:
- the LOC140814574 gene encoding uncharacterized protein: MAPHDLRRPFKRPAISDQQRRREISLQRQSQNRSDAQRQARCLADTVLSLQNDAAEFEIEPEGGEACEVINDVRQAVKLRGPEARRWFAKQLMLPEWMIDVPNRLNTDWYVSARPTGKRCFVVSSNGTTVSRLRNGTLMHRFPSALPNGSRSSNSSRSGQSYCILDCIYHEPDQTYYVIDLVCWGGMSMYECTAEFRFFWLNSKLVETEACNGPSAYHKYRFSTVPVFSCDEDGLKAAYAGSMPYVKDGLLFYNKFAHYQSGNTQLVLVWKDDNCSQYVCDTDGKGQVPDQQQVVLELLVDGRLATSDEPPVIFGCLNEEFIQKTGLQAGNLLRFAISEGGLCFVDGKLERADLHYLGKPNRARAFADSYSKVMFQHTVRHSPLKIEHLLASISLSNEEGNRTSDTDMVA; this comes from the exons ATGGCTCCACACGATCTCCGCCGACCTTTCAAACGGCCGGCGATCTCCGACCAACAACGGCGGAGGGAGATTTCCTTGCAAAGACAGTCTCAAAACCGAAGCGACGCCCAGCGACAGGCCCGTTGTTTAGCCGATACTGTCCTCTCACTTCAAAATGATGCCGCCGAATTCGAAATAGAACCCGAGGGCGGAGAAGCTTGTGAAGTGATAAATGATGTTCGACAGGCCGTCAAGCTTAGAGGGCCCGAAGCCCGAAGATGGTTTGCTAAGCAGCTCATGCTTCCCGAGTGGATGATCGACGTTCCTAATCGGTTAAACACCGACTG GTATGTGTCTGCGAGGCCTACTGGAAAACGATGTTTCGTGGTGTCATCAAATGGAACAACGGTTAGCAGATTGCGTAATGGAACTTTGATGCACCGCTTTCCTTCTGCACTGCCCAATGGTTCACGGAGCAGCAACAGTTCCCGCTCTGGCCAATCTTATTGTATTCTTGATTGTATATACCACGAG CCTGATCAAACATATTATGTAATTGACCTGGTGTGTTGGGGGGGAATGTCCATGTATGAGTGCACAGCTGAGTTCAGATTTTTCTGGTTAAATAGCAAGCTTGTGGAGACAGAAGCTTGCAATGGTCCATCCGCATACCATAAATATAGGTTCAGCACGGTTCCCGTTTTCAGTTGTGATGAGGACGGTCTTAAAGCAGCTTATGCTGGATCAATGCCGTATGTGAAAGATGGACTTTTGTTCTACAATAA GTTTGCACATTATCAATCGGGAAATACACAATTGGTCCTGGTCTGGAAGGATGATAATTGCAGTCAATATGTTTGTGATACAGATGGTAAAGGACAGGTTCCAGATCAGCAGCag GTTGTATTGGAGCTACTTGTTGATGGGAGGCTGGCTACATCTGACGAACCTCCTGTTATTTTCGGATGCTTGAACGAGGAGTTCATACAAAAG ACAGGACTGCAGGCTGGCAATCTCCTACGTTTTGCCATCAGTGAAGGAGGATTATGTTTCGTGGATGGAAAGCTAGAGAGAGCAGATTTGCACTACCTAGGCAAACCCAATCGAGCACGTGCTTTTGCTGATAGTTACTCCAAG GTCATGTTCCAGCACACGGTTCGACACAGTCCTCTCAAAATCGAGCATCTTCTTGCATCAATCAGTTTGTCAAACGAAGAGGGAAACAGAACTTCTGACACGGACATGGTTGCTTAA
- the LOC140814168 gene encoding uncharacterized protein isoform X1, whose product MATAAFKSTSRRVAPEPKAAKQPASLRRSHSVNSVSRITHLPFEDSNLISSEFSVRRDNPLFWTSSSSPPEKEEEVSFKNGEMKPSSYSSNHLKESGSFSSVNEVRGRSVTRNGSVRNGIGRSMSRVRGRSVSRTHDKGVYESENVVDTATSTNARSRNRKEQINDGMNRINSARNRVDTKGSVKKSGIIATQNRETECSDDDSAFSTKISHLEDGLSTGSLSEAEEKTIKAISDDFNAFRIDNMNIVTATHVPDMPPDLVNPRAVGLTSDIRRQYSIKLEESEERVRTLRTDLAIEEHRGKELNRILKEMIPDSKTSSVQKFRRGRRASNERKLVSNRLSEEAMAYFDECVSLSTFDSSDFSAAEDPPYSSVATTIAVHSSSPLKGRPSTLVCYDQCTDPHQKQVPLLHGSKDSGKAVNKSISEPGVSTRSYQFSFADKHSKNESIRSYIKHFERGAEDDIDLVRTRTCYDADEYIIRNRVENVFIDKVLYLNQIKSGSLLLCEGCAISFLPFS is encoded by the exons ATGGCAACCGCCGCTTTCAAGTCCACCTCCAGAAGAGTTGCACCAGAACCCAAAGCCGCAAAGCAGCCGGCCTCGTTGCGCCGATCCCACAGCGTTAATTCCGTTTCTCGAATAACCCACCTCCCATTTGAGGACTCTAATTTGATTTCCTCCGAATTTTCAGTTCGCAGAGACAACCCTCTTTTCTGGACCTCATCTTCTTCACCTCCGGAAAAGGAAGAAGAAGTCAGCTTCAAAAACGGTGAAATGAAACCGTCTTCATATTCTTCGAATCATTTGAAAGAGAGCGGTAGTTTCAGTTCTGTTAATGAAGTAAGGGGGCGTTCCGTTACGAGGAATGGCAGTGTTCGAAATGGGATTGGTCGAAGTATGTCCAGGGTGCGTGGGAGGTCTGTGTCCAGGACACATGATAAAGGAGTTTACGAg AGTGAAAATGTGGTGGATACTGCAACATCTACAAATGCTCGAAGCAGAAATAGAaaagaacagatcaatgatggCATGAATAGAATCAATTCAGCAAGGAATAGAGTTGATACTAAGGGCAGTGTGAAAAAATCAGGAATAATAGCAACCCAGAATCGAGAAACAGAGTGTTCTGATGATGACTCAGCT TTTAGTACGAAAATATCACATTTGGAGGATGGCCTTTCAACAGGTTCCTTATCGGAAGCTGAGGAGAAAACTATTAAAGCTATATCTGATGATTTTAAT GCTTTTCGAATAGATAATATGAACATTGTTACGGCTACACATGTTCCTGACATGCCTCCAGACTTGGTGAATCCCAGGGCTGTTGGATTAACATCTGACATTAGAAGGCAATATTCGATAAAACTGGAAGAG TCTGAAGAAAGGGTGAGAACACTTCGAACAGATCTTGCTATCGAAGAGCATCGTGGGAAGGAGCTCAACAGAATACTCAAGGAGATGATTCCAGATTCAAAGACATCTAGTGTTCAGAAGTTTCGTCGAGGAAGAAGG GCGAGCAATGAAAGGAAATTGGTGTCAAACCGTCTCAGTGAAGAAGCTATGGCATATTTTGATGAATGTGTGTCTTTATCAACTTTTGATAGTTCTGACTTTTCAGCAGCAGAAGACCCACCTTATTCTTCAGTTGCAACTACTATTGCTGTTCACTCTTCATCTCCATTAAAAGGACGTCCTTCCACGTTAGTATGTTATGATCAGTGCACTGACCCTCACCAGAAACAG GTGCCGCTTCTTCATGGCAGCAAGGATTCTGGGAAAGCAGTCAATAAAAGTATTTCTGAACCAGGAGTTAGCACTCGGTCATACCAGTTCTCCTTTGCGGATAAACATTCCAAAAATGAAAGCATTAGGAGTTACATCAAGCATTTTGAGAGGGGAGCTGAGGATGACATTGACTTGGTAAGAACAAGAACTTGTTATGATGCTGACGAATATATCATTCGCAACCGCGTTGAGAATGTGTTTATCGACAAGGTGTTGTATCTCAACCAAATCAAGTCTGGGAGTTTACTTTTATGTGAAGGTTGTGCCATCTCATTTCTGCCTTTTTCTTAA
- the LOC140814168 gene encoding uncharacterized protein isoform X2 yields the protein MATAAFKSTSRRVAPEPKAAKQPASLRRSHSVNSVSRITHLPFEDSNLISSEFSVRRDNPLFWTSSSSPPEKEEEVSFKNGEMKPSSYSSNHLKESGSFSSVNEVRGRSVTRNGSVRNGIGRSMSRVRGRSVSRTHDKGVYESENVVDTATSTNARSRNRKEQINDGMNRINSARNRVDTKGSVKKSGIIATQNRETECSDDDSAAFRIDNMNIVTATHVPDMPPDLVNPRAVGLTSDIRRQYSIKLEESEERVRTLRTDLAIEEHRGKELNRILKEMIPDSKTSSVQKFRRGRRASNERKLVSNRLSEEAMAYFDECVSLSTFDSSDFSAAEDPPYSSVATTIAVHSSSPLKGRPSTLVCYDQCTDPHQKQVPLLHGSKDSGKAVNKSISEPGVSTRSYQFSFADKHSKNESIRSYIKHFERGAEDDIDLVRTRTCYDADEYIIRNRVENVFIDKVLYLNQIKSGSLLLCEGCAISFLPFS from the exons ATGGCAACCGCCGCTTTCAAGTCCACCTCCAGAAGAGTTGCACCAGAACCCAAAGCCGCAAAGCAGCCGGCCTCGTTGCGCCGATCCCACAGCGTTAATTCCGTTTCTCGAATAACCCACCTCCCATTTGAGGACTCTAATTTGATTTCCTCCGAATTTTCAGTTCGCAGAGACAACCCTCTTTTCTGGACCTCATCTTCTTCACCTCCGGAAAAGGAAGAAGAAGTCAGCTTCAAAAACGGTGAAATGAAACCGTCTTCATATTCTTCGAATCATTTGAAAGAGAGCGGTAGTTTCAGTTCTGTTAATGAAGTAAGGGGGCGTTCCGTTACGAGGAATGGCAGTGTTCGAAATGGGATTGGTCGAAGTATGTCCAGGGTGCGTGGGAGGTCTGTGTCCAGGACACATGATAAAGGAGTTTACGAg AGTGAAAATGTGGTGGATACTGCAACATCTACAAATGCTCGAAGCAGAAATAGAaaagaacagatcaatgatggCATGAATAGAATCAATTCAGCAAGGAATAGAGTTGATACTAAGGGCAGTGTGAAAAAATCAGGAATAATAGCAACCCAGAATCGAGAAACAGAGTGTTCTGATGATGACTCAGCT GCTTTTCGAATAGATAATATGAACATTGTTACGGCTACACATGTTCCTGACATGCCTCCAGACTTGGTGAATCCCAGGGCTGTTGGATTAACATCTGACATTAGAAGGCAATATTCGATAAAACTGGAAGAG TCTGAAGAAAGGGTGAGAACACTTCGAACAGATCTTGCTATCGAAGAGCATCGTGGGAAGGAGCTCAACAGAATACTCAAGGAGATGATTCCAGATTCAAAGACATCTAGTGTTCAGAAGTTTCGTCGAGGAAGAAGG GCGAGCAATGAAAGGAAATTGGTGTCAAACCGTCTCAGTGAAGAAGCTATGGCATATTTTGATGAATGTGTGTCTTTATCAACTTTTGATAGTTCTGACTTTTCAGCAGCAGAAGACCCACCTTATTCTTCAGTTGCAACTACTATTGCTGTTCACTCTTCATCTCCATTAAAAGGACGTCCTTCCACGTTAGTATGTTATGATCAGTGCACTGACCCTCACCAGAAACAG GTGCCGCTTCTTCATGGCAGCAAGGATTCTGGGAAAGCAGTCAATAAAAGTATTTCTGAACCAGGAGTTAGCACTCGGTCATACCAGTTCTCCTTTGCGGATAAACATTCCAAAAATGAAAGCATTAGGAGTTACATCAAGCATTTTGAGAGGGGAGCTGAGGATGACATTGACTTGGTAAGAACAAGAACTTGTTATGATGCTGACGAATATATCATTCGCAACCGCGTTGAGAATGTGTTTATCGACAAGGTGTTGTATCTCAACCAAATCAAGTCTGGGAGTTTACTTTTATGTGAAGGTTGTGCCATCTCATTTCTGCCTTTTTCTTAA
- the LOC140814168 gene encoding uncharacterized protein isoform X3, whose protein sequence is MATAAFKSTSRRVAPEPKAAKQPASLRRSHSVNSVSRITHLPFEDSNLISSEFSVRRDNPLFWTSSSSPPEKEEEVSFKNGEMKPSSYSSNHLKESGSFSSVNEVRGRSVTRNGSVRNGIGRSMSRVRGRSVSRTHDKGVYESENVVDTATSTNARSRNRKEQINDGMNRINSARNRVDTKGSVKKSGIIATQNRETECSDDDSAFSTKISHLEDGLSTGSLSEAEEKTIKAISDDFNSEERVRTLRTDLAIEEHRGKELNRILKEMIPDSKTSSVQKFRRGRRASNERKLVSNRLSEEAMAYFDECVSLSTFDSSDFSAAEDPPYSSVATTIAVHSSSPLKGRPSTLVCYDQCTDPHQKQVPLLHGSKDSGKAVNKSISEPGVSTRSYQFSFADKHSKNESIRSYIKHFERGAEDDIDLVRTRTCYDADEYIIRNRVENVFIDKVLYLNQIKSGSLLLCEGCAISFLPFS, encoded by the exons ATGGCAACCGCCGCTTTCAAGTCCACCTCCAGAAGAGTTGCACCAGAACCCAAAGCCGCAAAGCAGCCGGCCTCGTTGCGCCGATCCCACAGCGTTAATTCCGTTTCTCGAATAACCCACCTCCCATTTGAGGACTCTAATTTGATTTCCTCCGAATTTTCAGTTCGCAGAGACAACCCTCTTTTCTGGACCTCATCTTCTTCACCTCCGGAAAAGGAAGAAGAAGTCAGCTTCAAAAACGGTGAAATGAAACCGTCTTCATATTCTTCGAATCATTTGAAAGAGAGCGGTAGTTTCAGTTCTGTTAATGAAGTAAGGGGGCGTTCCGTTACGAGGAATGGCAGTGTTCGAAATGGGATTGGTCGAAGTATGTCCAGGGTGCGTGGGAGGTCTGTGTCCAGGACACATGATAAAGGAGTTTACGAg AGTGAAAATGTGGTGGATACTGCAACATCTACAAATGCTCGAAGCAGAAATAGAaaagaacagatcaatgatggCATGAATAGAATCAATTCAGCAAGGAATAGAGTTGATACTAAGGGCAGTGTGAAAAAATCAGGAATAATAGCAACCCAGAATCGAGAAACAGAGTGTTCTGATGATGACTCAGCT TTTAGTACGAAAATATCACATTTGGAGGATGGCCTTTCAACAGGTTCCTTATCGGAAGCTGAGGAGAAAACTATTAAAGCTATATCTGATGATTTTAAT TCTGAAGAAAGGGTGAGAACACTTCGAACAGATCTTGCTATCGAAGAGCATCGTGGGAAGGAGCTCAACAGAATACTCAAGGAGATGATTCCAGATTCAAAGACATCTAGTGTTCAGAAGTTTCGTCGAGGAAGAAGG GCGAGCAATGAAAGGAAATTGGTGTCAAACCGTCTCAGTGAAGAAGCTATGGCATATTTTGATGAATGTGTGTCTTTATCAACTTTTGATAGTTCTGACTTTTCAGCAGCAGAAGACCCACCTTATTCTTCAGTTGCAACTACTATTGCTGTTCACTCTTCATCTCCATTAAAAGGACGTCCTTCCACGTTAGTATGTTATGATCAGTGCACTGACCCTCACCAGAAACAG GTGCCGCTTCTTCATGGCAGCAAGGATTCTGGGAAAGCAGTCAATAAAAGTATTTCTGAACCAGGAGTTAGCACTCGGTCATACCAGTTCTCCTTTGCGGATAAACATTCCAAAAATGAAAGCATTAGGAGTTACATCAAGCATTTTGAGAGGGGAGCTGAGGATGACATTGACTTGGTAAGAACAAGAACTTGTTATGATGCTGACGAATATATCATTCGCAACCGCGTTGAGAATGTGTTTATCGACAAGGTGTTGTATCTCAACCAAATCAAGTCTGGGAGTTTACTTTTATGTGAAGGTTGTGCCATCTCATTTCTGCCTTTTTCTTAA
- the LOC140815129 gene encoding DExH-box ATP-dependent RNA helicase DExH3 isoform X2, producing MEKVLQRQSLRMRNMQRTWQESPEGNRMLDFRRSLPTFREKERLLQAIARNQVIVISGETGCGKTTQLPQYILESEVESGRGAFCNIICTQPRRISAMAVAERVSAERGEPLGETVGFKVRLEGKKSKNTHLLFCTSGILLRRLLSDRNLADVTHVFVDEIHERGMNEDFLLIVLKDLLPRRRDLRLILMSATLNADLFSDYFGGAPMIHIPGFTYPVTAHFLEDILEMTGYKLNSFNQIDDYGQEKMWKTQRQLAPRKRKNQITTLVEEALNKSNFENYSSAVVESLSCWAPDCIGFNFIEAVLCHICRKERPGAVLVFMTGWEDISCLRDQIKAHPLLGDPNRVLLLICHGSMAISEQRLIFEKSPPNVRKIVLATNMAEASITINDIVYVVDCGKAKETTYDALNNTPCLLPSWISQASARQRRGRAGRVQPGVCYHLYPRCVYEAFAEYQLPELLRTPLNSLCLQIKSLQVESTIDFLSAALQPPEPLAVKNAVEFLKMIGALDESENLSPLGKFLSVLPVDPKLGKMLVMGSIFSCFDPVLTIVAGLSVRDPFLLPQDKKDLAGSAKSRFSAKDYSDHMALVRAYEGWKEAEREGSAYEYCWRNFLSVQTLQAIHSLRKQFTYILKDAQLLDEDGSINNRLSHNQSLVRAVICSGLYPGIASVVHRETSMSFKTMDDGQVFLYANSVNARYQTIPYPWLVFGEKVKVNTVFIRDSTGISDSILILFGGGIDCGGMAGNLKMLSGYIDFFMDPSLSECYVKLKEELEKLLQKKLQDPCLDINKEGKYLMLAIQELVSGDQSEGRFVFGRESKKPRESGDRERFTQDGTNPKSLLQTLLMRAGHSPPKYKTKHLKTNEFRALVEFKGMQFVGKPKRNKVLSEKDAAIEALAWLTQTSEDNHDEDNKSLPDVTDSMLKLLGKRRRSKRGRSG from the exons GAGTCACCTGAAGGCAACAGGATGCTAGATTTTAGAAGGTCTCTCCCCACCTTCAGGGAGAAGGAAAGGCTCCTTCAAGCTATAGCTCGGAATCAG GTTATAGTGATTTCTGGGGAGACTGGATGCGGTAAGACCACTCAACTTCCTCAGTATATATTAGAGTCCGAGGTAGAGTCTGGTCGGGGAGCATTCTGTAACATTATTTGCACGCAGCCTCGAAGAATATCAGCCATGGCTGTAGCAGAAAGAGTCTCCGCAGAGAGGGGAGAGCCTCTTGGTGAAACA GTTGGATTTAAAGTACGATTAGAAGGCAAGAAAAGCAAGAACACGCATTTGCTTTTTTGCACCAGTGGAATTTTGCTTCGCAGGCTCTTGAGTGATCGCAACCTGGCTGACGTAACTCATGTTTTTGTGGATGAAATCCATGAGCGAGGCATGAATGAAG ACTTTTTGTTGATTGTCTTGAAGGATCTTCTTCCAAGACGTCGGGATTTAAGGTTGATCCTGATGAGTGCCACTCTTAATGCTGATCTGTTTTCTGATTATTTCGGTGGCGCACCAATGATTCATATTCCT GGCTTCACATATCCTGTAACAGCACACTTTCTGGAAGATATTCTGGAGATGACTGGATATAAGTTGAATTCATTCAACCAAATAGATGATTATGGCCAAGAGAAAATGTGGAAAACACAGAGACAACTAGCACCACGAAAAAGAAAAAACCAAATCACCACTCTTGTTGAG GAAGCCCTGAATAAATCAAACTTTGAGAACTATAGTTCTGCGGTCGTTGAGTCATTGTCATGCTGGGCACCTGATTGTATTGGATTCAACTTTATCGAGGCTGTGTTGTGTCATATATGTCGCAAGGAGCGTCCAGGTGCTGTCTTGGTATTTATGACTGGGTGGGAAGACATAAGTTGTTTGAGGGATCAAATAAAAGCTCACCCTCTCTTGGGGGACCCCAACAGGGTCTTGCTTCTTATATGCCATGGGTCAATGGCCATCTCTGAGCAG AGACTCATCTTTGAGAAATCACCTCCCAATGTTCGCAAAATTGTACTTGCGACAAACATGGCTGAGGCTAGTATAACAATTAATGACATAGTTTATGTCGTTGACTGTGGAAAAGCGAAGGAGACTACTTATGATGCCTTAAATAACACACCTTGTTTACTACCTTCGTGGATATCCCAAGCTTCCGCTAGACAG AGAAGGGGTAGGGCAGGTCGTGTGCAGCCAGGCGTGTGCTACCACTTATATCCAAGATGTGTTTATGAAGCTTTTGCTGAATATCAACTTCCTGAACTTCTAAGAACTCCACTTAATTCTCTCTGTCTGCAAATTAAAAGTTTGCAAGTTGAAAGTACTATCGATTTTTTGTCTGCTGCTCTTCAGCCTCCTGAACCTTTGGCG GTGAAAAATGCTGTTGAATTTTTGAAGATGATTGGTGCTTTGGATGAAAGTGAGAATCTTTCACCTCTTG GAAAGTTCTTGTCAGTGCTACCAGTGGATCCTAAGCTCGGGAAAATGCTAGTTATGGGTTCTATATTTAGTTGCTTTGACCCTGTACTAACGATTGTGGCCGGTCTCAGTGTCAGGGATCCTTTTCTTCTACCTCAAGATAAAAAGGAT TTAGCAGGCTCTGCCAAGTCTAGATTCTCTGCTAAGGACTACAGTGATCATATGGCTCTTGTTCGTGCCTATGAAGGATGGAAGGAAGCAGAAAGAGAAGGTTCTGCATATGAATATTGCTGGAGAAACTTCCTTTCTGTCCAGACTCTTCAAGCTATCCATTCTCTTCGTAAGCAGTTCACTTACATTTTGAAAGATGCTCAGTTGCTTGACGAAGATGGATCAATCAATAACAGATTAAGTCACAACCAGTCTTTGGTTCGTGCTGTAATATGTTCTGGTCTATACCCTGGAATTGCTTCTGTTGTG CACAGGGAAACATCGATGTCTTTCAAGACAATGGATGATGGCCAGGTTTTTCTCTATGCG AATTCTGTAAACGCTCGTTATCAAACAATCCCATACCCATGGTTGGTTTTTggtgagaaggtgaaagtcaaTACAGTATTCATACGTGATTCGACTGGAATATCTGATTCCATTTTGATCCTTTTTGGTGGTGGCATTGACTGTGGTGGTATG GCAGGCAATTTAAAGATGTTGAGTGGATATATTGACTTCTTCATGGATCCGAGTTTGTCAGAGTGTTATGTCAAGCTGAAAGAGGAGCTCGAAAAGCTTTTGCAAAAGAAG CTTCAAGATCCCTGCTTGGATATCAATAAAGAAGGAAAGTACCTAATGCTTGCTATTCAGGAGCTGGTTTCGGGTGATCAAAGTGAAGGAAGATTTGTTTTCGGTCGTGAAAGTAAGAAGCCTCGAGAGTCTGGTGATCGCGAAAGATTTACACAAGATGGTACAAATCCCAAGAGCTTACTTCAAACTCTGTTAATGAGAGCTGGCCATTCACCTCCGAAATataaaacaaaacatctcaagaCAAATGAATTTAGGGCGTTAGTGGAGTTCAAGGGCATGCAGTTTGTGGGAAAACCGAAGAGAAATAAAGTCTTGTCTGAGAAAGATGCAGCTATTGAAGCGTTGGCTTGGTTAACCCAAACTTCTGAGGATAACCATGATGAAGATAATAAATCTCTGCCTGATGTTACTGACAGCATGCTGAAACTTCTTGGCAAACGAAGGAGGTCAAAACGGGGGCGATCAGGTTGA